DNA from Sporocytophaga myxococcoides DSM 11118:
TATGCTCAAAAGTACATGGAAATTTTACATTCCCTGAAACAAGGGGGGACATATCACTATGCTCCCTCATTACCTTTCATTGAAGAGCATCTGGATAAAAAAACTTATAAAGTTGATAGAAAAATTATCAATAAAGATTACCAGCGAACCATTATTACGAAGCTATAAAGCTTTAAGGATTCAATAAATTATAATCATCTGACTTATCTTTCAGAAATACTCCTGAAATCTTTCTTGCCATTGATTCATTTATGAGACACCTTAACTTCTCAGCTGCCTGTGAATAGGATAATCCATTCTTATGGATATTTGAAATACAGTTACGAGACTCATCTGTCAGACCTGGTGTAGGATTATAGGTGAAATAAATTCCCATGCTGTCTGGAGAACTTAAACCTGGCCTTTCTCCAATCAGCACAACTACCAATTTTACTTTCAAAAGAAATCCGATTTCATCTCCAATAGCAACTCGCCCATACCTGACAATAGATAATGGTGAATAGGAATAGGTTTTATCCCTAGACGTAAATTCTCTTAAAAATTTAA
Protein-coding regions in this window:
- the eutC gene encoding ethanolamine ammonia-lyase subunit EutC, producing the protein MIEEEFWNNLKRFTNARIGLKNSGTSISTADQLKFQLSFAEAKDAVHKELDESLICEQFAEQEMPLYHLQSQINNKAQYLNRPDLGRKLNISSASLLSNLNQPPSDIALVICDGLSSTAIHHHAFKFLREFTSRDKTYSYSPLSIVRYGRVAIGDEIGFLLKVKLVVVLIGERPGLSSPDSMGIYFTYNPTPGLTDESRNCISNIHKNGLSYSQAAEKLRCLINESMARKISGVFLKDKSDDYNLLNP